From Agromyces sp. SYSU T00194, a single genomic window includes:
- a CDS encoding MFS transporter, with protein sequence MTTPDRTAPTLSPARTRLALLALALGGFGIGATEFVAMGLLPELAADLLPELSATAPEAAIAQAGWLISAYALGVVVGAPTIAAAAARWPRKQLLLWLVAAFTLGTVASALLPTFGLVLVARFVAAVPHGAYFGIASLVAASLMGPGKRARGVALVLSGLTIANVVGVPAITWLGQQAGWRVAYLAVAGIFALTFVAIAAAVPWQPGDRAASIRRELGAFRRVQVWFALGIGSIGFGGFFAVYTYIAPLATEVAGLPASSVPLILMVVGVGMTIGNLLGGWSADRSVRRSLRGFFVLLAAALALLGLVAGWAPGLIVGAMLVAAAAAALSPVIQARLMDVAGDSQSIAAALNHSALNVGNSLGAAAGGAAIAAGLGFVSPIWIGVGFTVVGLALTLASAAVDRSWQRRGVVVPYATGAVSVVEDAA encoded by the coding sequence GTGACGACTCCCGACCGCACGGCGCCGACCCTGTCCCCGGCCCGCACCCGACTCGCCCTGCTCGCGCTCGCGCTGGGCGGCTTCGGCATCGGCGCGACCGAGTTCGTCGCCATGGGGCTCCTGCCCGAGCTCGCCGCGGACCTCCTGCCGGAGCTGAGCGCCACGGCACCGGAGGCGGCCATCGCCCAGGCGGGCTGGCTCATCTCGGCGTACGCGCTGGGCGTCGTGGTCGGTGCCCCCACCATCGCCGCGGCCGCCGCCCGATGGCCGCGCAAGCAGCTGCTGCTCTGGCTCGTCGCGGCCTTCACACTGGGCACGGTCGCCTCCGCGCTGCTGCCGACGTTCGGGCTCGTCCTCGTCGCACGGTTCGTGGCGGCCGTGCCGCACGGGGCGTACTTCGGCATCGCGTCGCTCGTCGCGGCGAGCCTGATGGGGCCGGGCAAGCGCGCCCGAGGGGTCGCGCTCGTCCTGTCGGGGCTCACGATCGCGAACGTCGTCGGCGTGCCCGCCATCACCTGGCTCGGCCAGCAGGCCGGCTGGCGCGTCGCCTACCTCGCCGTCGCCGGGATCTTCGCGCTGACCTTCGTCGCCATCGCCGCCGCGGTGCCGTGGCAGCCGGGCGACCGGGCGGCGTCGATCCGCCGCGAGCTCGGTGCGTTCCGGCGTGTGCAGGTGTGGTTCGCGCTCGGCATCGGGTCCATCGGATTCGGCGGCTTCTTCGCGGTCTACACCTACATCGCCCCGCTCGCGACGGAGGTCGCGGGCCTGCCGGCATCGTCGGTCCCGCTGATCCTGATGGTCGTCGGCGTCGGGATGACGATCGGCAACCTCCTCGGCGGCTGGAGCGCCGACCGCAGCGTGCGCCGCTCGCTGCGCGGGTTCTTCGTGCTGCTCGCCGCGGCCCTCGCCCTGCTGGGGCTCGTCGCGGGCTGGGCTCCCGGGCTCATCGTCGGCGCCATGCTGGTGGCCGCCGCGGCGGCGGCGCTCTCGCCGGTGATCCAGGCACGGCTGATGGACGTCGCCGGAGACAGCCAGTCGATCGCGGCCGCACTCAACCACTCGGCGCTGAACGTCGGCAACAGCCTCGGCGCGGCCGCGGGCGGCGCGGCGATCGCCGCCGGCCTCGGGTTCGTGTCGCCGATCTGGATCGGCGTCGGGTTCACCGTCGTCGGACTCGCGCTCACGCTGGCCAGCGCGGCGGTCGACCGGTCCTGGCAGCGACGCGGCGTGGTGGTGCCGTACGCCACCGGGGCCGTCTCGGTCGTCGAGGACGCCGCCTGA
- a CDS encoding response regulator: protein MPEAETIRLAVVDDHRMLLGALSDWIPTAADDVDLCAAVPSWPELLAHPEFPVDVVLLDLDLKDNLPISLKISTLNTTGVRTVLMSAYSDPAVVREALHAGALGYIVKNEPVETIVDAIRAARAGESFISAELEPALADDREGPRLSAQERRVMALYGAGEPVKAVAFKLGISEETAKSYLKRIREKYRLAGYDVGTKVALRKRAIADGILLQGD from the coding sequence ATGCCGGAAGCCGAGACGATCCGACTCGCCGTCGTCGACGACCATCGGATGCTGCTCGGCGCGCTGAGCGACTGGATCCCCACCGCGGCGGACGACGTGGACCTGTGTGCGGCCGTGCCCTCCTGGCCCGAGCTGCTGGCGCATCCGGAGTTCCCGGTCGACGTGGTCCTGCTCGACCTCGACCTCAAGGACAACCTGCCGATCTCGCTGAAGATCTCGACGCTCAACACCACGGGCGTGCGCACCGTGCTCATGAGCGCCTACTCCGACCCGGCGGTCGTGCGTGAGGCGCTGCACGCCGGTGCGCTCGGGTACATCGTCAAGAACGAGCCGGTCGAGACCATCGTCGACGCGATCCGCGCCGCTCGCGCCGGCGAGTCGTTCATCTCGGCGGAGCTCGAGCCGGCGCTGGCCGACGACCGCGAGGGCCCGCGCCTGTCCGCGCAGGAACGCCGCGTGATGGCCCTCTACGGCGCCGGCGAACCGGTCAAGGCGGTGGCGTTCAAGCTCGGCATCTCCGAGGAGACCGCCAAGAGCTACCTCAAGCGCATCCGCGAGAAGTACCGCCTCGCCGGCTACGACGTCGGCACGAAGGTCGCGCTGCGCAAGCGCGCGATCGCCGACGGCATCCTCCTCCAGGGCGACTGA